Below is a genomic region from Burkholderiales bacterium.
AAACACGCCGTGGAATGTCGTTCTTCATCATCGCGGTCGCCGTGTCGCTGTATCCGGCCGCGTCGCGGGCGCAGGCCCAGGCTTTCCCGACCAAACCCGTGCGCTACATCGTGCCGTTCGGCGCGGGCGGCTCTCCCGATCTCGTCGCGCGGCTCATCACCGAGCGCCTCTCCCGCCTGTGGGGACACCAGGTCGTCGTCGAGAACCGTGCGGGCGTGGCGGGTGTGCTCGGCACCGCGTTCGTCGCCAAATCGCCGCCCGACGGGCACACCCTGGTCCAGTGCAACATCGCTTCGAGCGCGATCGGCGTGACCCTGTTCGCCAAGATCCCCTACGACCAGTTGCGCGACATCGCAGCGGTCACGCGCATCGGTCTCACGCCGAACATCATCACGGTGCACCCGTCGATGCCGACGAAGTCGATGAAGGAGCTCGTCGCGTTCGCGAAGCGCCATCCGGGCAAGCTGAGCTATTCCTCGGGGCAGGTCGGCACTTCGCCGCAGCTCTCGATGGAGCTCGTCAAGCTGGTCGCGAA
It encodes:
- a CDS encoding tripartite tricarboxylate transporter substrate binding protein produces the protein MRCTIETRRGMSFFIIAVAVSLYPAASRAQAQAFPTKPVRYIVPFGAGGSPDLVARLITERLSRLWGHQVVVENRAGVAGVLGTAFVAKSPPDGHTLVQCNIASSAIGVTLFAKIPYDQLRDIAAVTRIGLTPNIITVHPSMPTKSMKELVAFAKRHPGKLSYSSGQVGTSPQLSMELVKLVAKIDIVNIPYKIGAQGITDNIAGQVPVGISNFPASVAPVQSGRLRPLAVTSATRTTQLPDVPTVQEAGVPGIDVNSWQGVCAPAATPAALLDKLNTDINSVLRIPEIHQRMEELVMVGPQTTREEFDQFIRSEIARWAKVIRDAHIPLQ